In one Longimicrobiaceae bacterium genomic region, the following are encoded:
- a CDS encoding DUF2946 family protein, protein MNTRAHLPGWARLSLLLAALLQFAGGAVGPWVHATADAQFGEAAALSAPAAGGGDASDAQGGSKRPAAPAHNERDCAVCQAFHAVSLPAGESVLPQLTAQSHAAYAAAETGYLPVSHAPVQARAPPAQA, encoded by the coding sequence ATGAACACGCGCGCGCACCTTCCCGGCTGGGCTCGTCTGAGCCTTCTGCTCGCCGCTCTCCTGCAGTTCGCAGGCGGCGCGGTGGGTCCGTGGGTGCACGCCACTGCCGACGCACAGTTCGGCGAGGCGGCGGCGCTCTCTGCTCCCGCAGCCGGCGGCGGCGACGCTTCGGACGCGCAGGGCGGCTCCAAGCGCCCCGCGGCGCCCGCGCACAACGAGCGCGACTGCGCCGTCTGCCAGGCTTTCCACGCCGTCTCGCTCCCCGCGGGCGAGTCGGTGCTCCCGCAGCTCACCGCCCAGTCGCACGCCGCCTACGCCGCGGCCGAGACCGGCTACCTTCCCGTAAGCCACGCGCCGGTCCAGGCGCGGGCACCCCCAGCACAGGCCTAA